A genomic region of Echeneis naucrates chromosome 24, fEcheNa1.1, whole genome shotgun sequence contains the following coding sequences:
- the tbx18 gene encoding T-box transcription factor TBX18 has product MAEKRRSPCALSVKAHAFSVEALIGAEKRRKTTGEDAVSPGYEDGTDVSDVPGSPGPRADKACTSDRGSEAECASDGSPESEDTLLESPQSVALCTAPVTGTGEEARVDLQGSDLWKRFHEIGTEMIITKAGRRMFPAMRVKITGLDPHQQYYIAMDIIPVDNKRYRYVYHSSKWMVAGNADSPVPPRVYIHPDSPASGETWMRQVVSFDKLKLTNNELDDQGHIILHSMHKYQPRVHVIRKECGEELSPVRAIPAGEGTRTFSFSETVFTTVTAYQNQQITRLKIDRNPFAKGFRDSGRNRMGLEALVESYAFWRPSLRTLTFEDIPGMAKQGVPGAHGGVGASSHLLSTSPCSSPFQVCPLSPPDYTCSRPTHPLHRYSNPPEPFPPPRGPSTYEGEGFCSLPLPPSQLGYLSNPTPQGYAGLRLHTPPYSLYGYTFPPSPRLAASPDKMAAAATANHQSAFLGSSPSGTLTDSLGVISGGQQGFLFDSRTLGLAGSQPGGGASQVTAHMS; this is encoded by the exons ATGGCAGAGAAGCGGCGCTCCCCCTGCGCGTTGAGTGTCAAGGCTCATGCCTTTTCGGTGGAGGCGTTGATCGGAGCGGAGAAGAGACGCAAGACGACCGGAGAAGATGCGGTGTCCCCCGGATACGAGGACGGGACTGACGTCTCAGATGTACCGGGGAGCCCGGGGCCACGGGCCGACAAAGCGTGCACCAGTGACCGGGGAAGCGAGGCCGAGTGTGCGAGTGACGGATCCC CGGAGAGCGAGGACACGCTGCTGGAGAGTCCGCAGTCTGTAGCTCTGTGCACGGCTCCGGTCACCGGCACCGGAGAGGAGGCCCGGGTTGACCTGCAGGGCTCAGACCTGTGGAAACGCTTCCACGAGATTGGCACGGAAATGATCATCACCAAGGCCGGACG GCGGATGTTCCCCGCTATGCGTGTGAAGATCACGGGCTTGGACCCACACCAGCAGTATTACATCGCAATGGATATAATCCCCGTGGACAACAAACGATACAG GTATGTGTACCACAGCTCCAAGTGGATGGTAGCGGGGAATGCGGACTCCCCTGTGCCGCCCAGAGTCTACATCCACCCGGACTCGCCGGCGTCAGGAGAGACTTGGATGCGTCAGGTGGTCAGCTTCGACAAACTCAAATTGACCAACAACGAGTTGGATGACCAGGGCCAC ATAATTCTTCACTCCATGCACAAGTACCAGCCCCGGGTCCATGTGATCCGTAAAGAGTGCGGAGAGGAGTTATCCCCAGTGAGAGCCATCCCTGCTGGGGAAGGCACTCgtaccttttccttttctgagaCGGTGTTCACCACGGTCACAGCATATCAGAACCAACAG ATTACAAGGCTGAAAATTGACAGAAACCCATTTGCCAAAGGCTTCAGAGATTCTGGCAGGAACCG GATGGGCCTAGAGGCTTTGGTTGAATCTTATGCATTCTGGCGTCCGTCTCTGCGGACTCTAACATTTGAAGACATCCCTGGCATGGCCAAACAAG GAGTCCCAGGAGCTCATGGAGGGGTTGGCGCATCATCTCACCTGCTCTCCACATCCCCATGCTCCTCACCTTTCCAGGTTTGCCCTCTCAGTCCACCTGACTACACCTGCAGTCGACCCACACACCCCCTCCATCGTTACAGCAATCCCCCGGAACCGTTCCCCCCTCCCAGGGGTCCATCAACATATGAAGGTGAAGGATTCTGTTCCctgcctctccctccttctcaaCTTGGTTATCTATCCAACCCCACCCCGCAGGGTTACGCCGGTCTTCGCCTCCACACGCCGCCCTACAGCCTGTATGGTTACACATTCCCCCCGTCACCCCGCCTCGCTGCCAGCCCTGataaaatggctgctgctgccactgccaaTCATCAGAGTGCCTTCCTTGGCTCTTCTCCTAGTGGGACTCTAACGGACAGTCTGGGTGTAATCAGTGGAGGACAGCAGGGCTTCTTGTTTGACTCGCGGACTTTAGGACTGGCAGGTAGCCAGCCAGGAGGTGGAGCCTCACAGGTCACAGCCCACATGAGCTGA